Below is a genomic region from Salinirussus salinus.
CCGCGCTCAGACGACCGCGAACAGCAAGGAGGACACCGCACTGACGACCTCCTCCCACACCGAATATCCCGTCGTGATACTGAGGACGGTGTCGGTGGCGAAAAACAGGAAGACTCCGGCTCCGACGAAATGTGCCTTTCGCAGGTCGAAACGGTGGGAGAACCGGTAGAAAAACAGCGCGTTGGCCAGGCTGACGGGGATGATCGCCGCCATCTCCCCGGCCCAGATGGCCGCCCCGGCGGTGTACTGGGTCGCGAGCGTGATGGTGATCAGCTGGGTTTTGTCTCCGAACTCGCCGACGGCCATCATCGCGAAGATCCCGAGAAAGGTCGCCGCCCGCTCGGGGAGGTCGACCCCGAACACCGATAGCTCCCGGTCTATGGAGTCGAACCC
It encodes:
- a CDS encoding TMEM165/GDT1 family protein, translated to MASFAEVFVIAATAQLAVLPGEKVQLIISGLSTRYNPFVVVAAAGSAFAGWTALEIVFGQALQGALPPVALDLIAAGFFLLFGLLLLRSAPAPDSDPRTTETDGGFDSIDRELSVFGVDLPERAATFLGIFAMMAVGEFGDKTQLITITLATQYTAGAAIWAGEMAAIIPVSLANALFFYRFSHRFDLRKAHFVGAGVFLFFATDTVLSITTGYSVWEEVVSAVSSLLFAVV